The Candidatus Hydrogenedentota bacterium nucleotide sequence CGAGCCCATAGTTCACCTTCGCCAAAGACGTAGATAGCGATCCCAGCCAAGGCGCCGAGCAACCCCGCTCCCTGCCATGCAGCAAAATAGTAGTGCCGAGAACGGTTAAAGAGGCGAAGTTGCGTGTCGACTAGATCGTCGATCGTAAACTCAAAGCGAGCTACCATTTCGACTCCTTTCTCGGCCGTGACATCAAGCCAACTTGTCCCCCGCACTTGACACGATAAAGGGGCAGCCAGTGGCCGCCCCTGCGGATGAAGACGATATACTCTCAGGAAGACCTGCCGTCAATAAGGCAGCGGCTTTCCATCCAGTGCCTTCTTGAGCACGTCTTCGATCTTCACGGGAGCGCCGCCCTGGCGTTTGCTTTCGTCGGCGGCTTCCATGAACGCGAACATCTCAATCGTTTCTTGCGGCGTAATAGGCGCAACCTTGGTCTTGAAGAACTTCATGATTTCGACCACAAGCGGCGCATAGGAGTCATCAGGATTCTCTTGCTGCTGTGCAACAGCCTTGTCGCCGAAGATGGTGACTTGGTGCGGCGTGGCTTTGGTGCGCAAGCCAATGAGCGTACCGATGCGCCCCCCCGACCACGTGCCGGTCACCACGTCGAATTCCGGTGTTTCCGTGCGAACCACCGTCTCGCAGCCCGTCTTCATGACCGTGAACAATGCCTCGGTGGCGTGCACGCCATACCAGAACAAACCGGGGTGATGCTCTTCATGCGTGGCAGGGCCATACGACAAGGCGCCGCGCACCGCGCCAACGTCCTTGCCCAGCACCTCTTGCATGCTCGGATAGTAGCGGTACGACGAAGACGAGAACGTCGGTATGCCGCTTTCCTTCGACAAACGGAAGATCTCGATTGCGTCCTTCAGTGTGCCCGCGATGGGCTTGTCGATGTAAATGATCTTCTTTGCCGCAAAGACCGGTCTGGCCTGCTCCAAATGCGGCCTTCCGTCTACGCTCTCAAGCAACACGGCATCGACCATCGTGCACAACTCTTCAATGCTGTCCACGATCTTCACACCGTATTTGGTCTGGATTTCCTCGGCATACTTGTCTACGCGCGTGATGCTCGACTCGACATCGGGGCTGCCGCCTTTGAACGCCGCAATCACCTTGCCGCCCGGAACATGCTTCGGATTGTCCGGGTTATTGATCAACTCCGTGAAGGCGCCCACATGCGAAGTGTCCGTTCCGATGATGCCGATCTTCAGATCGTCTGCCTGGGCAATGCCCGCAAACGGGATCAGTGCGGCCGCTAAGCCAATTGCCACTACCAGAATCACCCTGTGCAATCTCATCTGTTGTGCTCCCATGGGTTCTCTGAACCCCGCTAGTCCTTACGTTGCTCTTTATACGGAATAGGGTCTGTATTCGCTCTGTCGAAATCCTGAATGCGAATGTTACGCCAGCGAACTTGCTTGGTTTCTTTGGACTTTGAAGAATGGACTTGTAGCGCGATGAATCCTCGCAATGTCATCGAATCGTCGAGATCCGTCACGGGGATATCGTTCACCCATGTCTTGATGTTGTCGCCGCGCGCTTCGATCCGAAACTTGTTCCACTCATCCTGTTTGAATGCGCCGCGTGCCCGCGCCTTGTCGTCACCTTCCAGCTTGAACAGCCACCCGCGCCGCGCTTCATCGTAGATTCCGCCGGTCCACGCACGGTCAGAAGGGTCAATCTCTACCTGATAGCCGTGCACACGTCCGTCGTGATACCCCGCGTAGCTGTTGCTGCGAATCTGTACACCCGAGTTCATGCCCTGGTCCACTCTGAATTCAAGCTCAAGGATGAAATCCCCATAGACTCGATTCGTACACAGGAACGAGTTGTCCGTTCCCGAAACCATCTTGCCATTCTCTTCACGGCCCGGGACAGTTGTACCCACCACGGCGCCATCTTCGACGTGATACGGTGCCGTGCCGCCGCGTTGTGTCCAGCCATCCATCGACTTTCCATCGAATAACGTTACCCAGTGCTCGGGCATCGGAGGAACCTGCTCGTCCGGATCTACTGCGGGCTTCTGTTCCTTTTGCCCCGCGGAAGCTTTCTCTGCGGCCTGGGCGACCGCTGCCGCGGAGAAGATGGTATGCATCGCGTTCATTTCGCTGTTCTCCCTGCAGTTACGCCAACGACCATGGCTCACGCATGGCGCGCAGGACGTGCGAGTTTGCCTCCTGGTCATCACCGAAGTTCTCAGCCTTCGGATCCCACTTCAACGTGCGCCCCAACTGCATGGAGATGTTGCCGAGGTGGCACACAGTCGCGGAACGATGACCCACTTCCGCGGTACAGATTGGTTGCTTTCTCGACTTTACGCACTCCAGAAAGTTCTGGTGATGGTCGTTGCTCCTGTAAAGCTGCGTCTCAAACGCCGAGAAATCAGCCTCCAACAACGACGCCGGATTGGACGTCACGTTCTTTCGGCTCGCGCGCACGCTGCCCTCAGAACCTTCGATTTGGATGTTCGGCCCGCCGGTCTTGCAGTAGAGCTTCACGCCGTTCGCGTACGTGCATTCAAAGAACACTTTGGTCGCCGTAGTGAAGAGACCGGTTTCCGGAAACGCGCCATTACCCGACACTTCCACGGGTCCCGACTCATCCATGTCGAGCGCCCATTGCGCGATGTCGAGATGATGCGCGCCAAAGTTCGTTACTTGGCCGCCGGAATAGTCGAGAATGAACCGGAACGTATAGTGGCAGCGCAACGGGTGATACTCAGCCCACGGCGCGGGCCCCAACCACATGTTATAATCGAACCCCTCGGGCACCGGCTGCGGTGTCCACGATGGACCGCACTCCTTGTTGTTGCCGGGAATGCCTACGCTGATTTGATTGATCGTTCCCAGCTTTCCGTTGCGCGCAAGCATGGCCGCCTTCCAGAAATACTCTGAAGAACGTTGCTGGCTGCCGGTCTGCAGGATTCGGCCATGCTGCTTAACCACGTCGCTCAGCACGCGCCCTTCGCCAATGGCCAGAGTGAGTGGCTTCTCGACGTAAATGTCCTTCTTGTTTTTTGCCGCGTCGATGGCCGGGATTACGTGCCAATGATCGGGTGTGCCGATGCATACGGCGTCGATATCGTCACGCCGGGTTATCTCGCGAAAATCGTTGTACGCCTGGCAGTCGCTGTTCTGATACTTCTTGTCGACATTTTCTTTGGCAGCGTTGCGATGGCTCGTGTCCACGTCGCACACCGCAACCATCTGCACTTCCTTTCGGCCGAGGAAGTTGCCCATGTTGCCCATGCCCTGCCCGCCGGTGCCAATCGCTGCCATCACGATTCTTTCGCTTGGCGCGACCGCTCCATCGGCCCCTAGTGCCGACGATGGGATTATCGCGGGGAAAGCGAACGCCGCGCCCGCCGTTTTCAGAAACGACCGCCGGCTCAGTCTCCGTTTCGATCTCATGCCCTGCTCCCCTGTTTGCGTCCCCATACGCGCCGAGGACGGAGTCCAACGATTAGTGGGTGTAGGTACCCATTTAGACCGGGAGAGAAGAGCAACCCAAGGTGCGTTCCGCAGGCACGCGACGCGAAATGCGTGGCAACTTCCATGCAATTGACAGAACGCGCTCTCCCCCCTCAGATACGAGCGACGTCCCTACATCTTAGGCGTACCGTCCGGTATGATCAACCCCGCAGATGCACGCACCCCGGCGTTCGCTTGTAGGAGATCGGACGATGCCCACTTACTCGAATCCCTCGATACGGTTCTTCCATTCAAGACGTCTCCGCACACGCACGTTGCGCGTCCTCGAAGATCTTGAGCAAAGTTCAAACGCCGCCGAGCACGGAAAGGCGCTGGGTGAACTCGTTGTGGAGTTGACCCAAGCGGGGATGAGTTATTTCTTTCTCACACCCATGGAGATGGTTAAGATGAAGCCCGTTGTGCAACGCTCGGCCAAGATTGGCCTTTCGAGTATGCTGGGTGTAATGTGTCCGATCGTCAAGAACGTTATCGGCCACATGGATGACGCGCAATTGAGGAAGATCGCACAGTTCATTCGAACGCTCATGTGATATCGATTATACGGGAAAAATCCTTAAGGGGGGATTATGTCAACTGCAATCCGGCTGTTCTTTGTTGGTGTACTTGTGGCAATTTCTGCGTGGGGGCAAGCTGCGGGAGACGCGCCGTCTCCAATTGCCCTGGAGCCTGGAGCAAGGCAGTTGTTTCTGGATGATGCGGTAATTGCCAAGATGAGCGGCCTGACCCGCACCATGCATCAACCCGAAAAGCGCGGCGCCGTTCTGAAGCCCGACATCCCGACGGACGGGGATCTCATCCAGATACGCGGTGAGCCCGTCTGGATACCCGAGGAGGGCGTTTACAAGATTCTCTATTTCGCCTGCGCCCGTGACCCGAAGTACAGCTTTGGAATTGCCCTCGCTACTTCAAAAGATGGCCTGCACTGGGACAAACCCAATCTGGGCCTGGTGGAAGCCCTCGGGTCCAAAGACAACAACTGGATCGCCATACCCGAAGAGATTGCGTGGCCCGAAAACGCGATGGAAGGCTTCGTCTACGATCCGGACGATCCCAACCCCGCGCACCGCTACAAGGGACTCATGGGCGCGACTCGCCGCAGGCCCGTGGTCAGCCCCGACTGCATTCACTGGTCCCCGCTGGGCGATGCCGTGATTCCCTCAAGCGACGAAGGTCATCTTCTCCATGACCGCGCGCACAAACAATATTGTGCGATTGTGAAGACCGGCAACGAATACGGACGTGCCTTCTCCATTGCTACCAGCACCGACTTTGAACATTGGACGCCTAACCGTTTACTGTTTGGCGCGGATGCCATTGACCAGAAGATGGCCCCCGATGTGATCAATCGCCGCCTCAACAATCCCAACATGCTAGGACCGTTCTTTGTCGAACCCAATCCTGCGGTGACTCCGGTTCCCAACGATGGGCTTATGCATCAACCCATCTGGCGCGCAGAGGTCTACAACGTCGGCGTCTTCACCTATGAGGGCTTCTATATCGGCCTCCCCAGCATGTATTACCCGACCGCGACCTGCCTTCCCGAGCGCAACAACACTGACGGATTTCATGAGATTCAGCTAATCGCCAGCCGCGATCTGAACTCGTGGATACGCCTCGGCGACCGCAAACCCTTCATCGAGTGTTCGGGTATCGAGAAGGGGCGCATCGGCGTCTACGACCGTACGCAAATCCTTGCCGCCAACGCGCCGCTCGTCAAAGACGATGAGCTCTGGTTCTACTACAGCGGCTTGAAGTGGCGCGACTCCAACTACGGACTCAATAAGGATGGTTCTCCGCGCGACCCCGCAACACTGACTGACGAAGAACGCGCCGATTTGAAGGACGGTTGGGGCGCGGCCTGCCTCGCGGTGCTCCGCCGCGACGGGTTCGTCTCGCTCGATAGCGGTTATTTCGCAGGTTCACTAACTACAAGGCCGTTCAAACTCAACGGGAAACGGTTATACATCAACGCGGCCGCGGCCAAGGGCCAAGTGACAGTGGAATTGATGAGCAAGGATGGACGGAGTATTCGCGGCTATTCAGATTCTGATTGCACTCCCG carries:
- a CDS encoding DUF1080 domain-containing protein, which produces MPEHWVTLFDGKSMDGWTQRGGTAPYHVEDGAVVGTTVPGREENGKMVSGTDNSFLCTNRVYGDFILELEFRVDQGMNSGVQIRSNSYAGYHDGRVHGYQVEIDPSDRAWTGGIYDEARRGWLFKLEGDDKARARGAFKQDEWNKFRIEARGDNIKTWVNDIPVTDLDDSMTLRGFIALQVHSSKSKETKQVRWRNIRIQDFDRANTDPIPYKEQRKD
- a CDS encoding Gfo/Idh/MocA family oxidoreductase, whose protein sequence is MRSKRRLSRRSFLKTAGAAFAFPAIIPSSALGADGAVAPSERIVMAAIGTGGQGMGNMGNFLGRKEVQMVAVCDVDTSHRNAAKENVDKKYQNSDCQAYNDFREITRRDDIDAVCIGTPDHWHVIPAIDAAKNKKDIYVEKPLTLAIGEGRVLSDVVKQHGRILQTGSQQRSSEYFWKAAMLARNGKLGTINQISVGIPGNNKECGPSWTPQPVPEGFDYNMWLGPAPWAEYHPLRCHYTFRFILDYSGGQVTNFGAHHLDIAQWALDMDESGPVEVSGNGAFPETGLFTTATKVFFECTYANGVKLYCKTGGPNIQIEGSEGSVRASRKNVTSNPASLLEADFSAFETQLYRSNDHHQNFLECVKSRKQPICTAEVGHRSATVCHLGNISMQLGRTLKWDPKAENFGDDQEANSHVLRAMREPWSLA
- a CDS encoding Gfo/Idh/MocA family oxidoreductase; its protein translation is MHRVILVVAIGLAAALIPFAGIAQADDLKIGIIGTDTSHVGAFTELINNPDNPKHVPGGKVIAAFKGGSPDVESSITRVDKYAEEIQTKYGVKIVDSIEELCTMVDAVLLESVDGRPHLEQARPVFAAKKIIYIDKPIAGTLKDAIEIFRLSKESGIPTFSSSSYRYYPSMQEVLGKDVGAVRGALSYGPATHEEHHPGLFWYGVHATEALFTVMKTGCETVVRTETPEFDVVTGTWSGGRIGTLIGLRTKATPHQVTIFGDKAVAQQQENPDDSYAPLVVEIMKFFKTKVAPITPQETIEMFAFMEAADESKRQGGAPVKIEDVLKKALDGKPLPY